The nucleotide window CCTAACAGTCAATTAAAAATTGAAAACGAGCGTTAACCATGCATAACTGTCAAAATTTGGAACAATTCATGTAAAATCGACACTGCTGGCGTCTACTAAAAAGAAAACTGAACTCAAAATAAATTATAGCATCCTGTCTAACATTGCAGATATTATCATGTCACAACCAAGGAAATCAGCTGATAATGATTAAACTAGAAACATGGAGTGCAATCACTGAATTAGTTAGTTGATCGAGAAAAAAGAGggataaagaaagaaagagaatgacaAAAAATgagaaagagcaagagagaggaagagggataTTTGAGCGTGTTTAAGAGAGTACAGGACCGTTAGTGGTTCAACTTCCAACCAAATGCCGGACCGTTTTCTACGACACGGTGTTGAGGGCATTGATTAATCTGTGATCCTAAGATAGAAATCATTCCTTACTCCATAAATAATCATTCTGCCATTAAAAGATAAATTATGTTACGTCAGGTCAATAGAATGTTAATGTATTTTAATAGAATTAAACCTGTAGAAGAAACACGGAATGTAAAATAAGTGGAAATCAACACAGCAGCATCGAATAAACGAGAAAACGAATGTTGGGTTACATTGCGGACATCACTGATTTGGTAGATTACAAAGAGAAGTCAGAAGTTTGGAACCTAACAAGGACACATTTTCTCGCCCACTGAGGTTCTAAAGTGATCACATAGAAAGCCTTATTGTAACATGATTAGCTGTTAGAAAAGATGGAGAACAACTTGCTCAAGTTTATCCTCAAATGGAGTGAGTGAATATCAAAAAGCGTTACTCTGAATTTGGAGTGTGATTGTGGAGTGGCACACAATTCTCACTTTGAGCTCTTAAACGAATAATCATCTAGTTTCTTCTGTGTCACCCTGGATGATTGGAAATAACTGACGGGGAGAACTCAAAGAGCGTCCTACCAATTGAACATTCCACGTCACTACCTCCACGCCAAACTAAACAGCTTCAATAAACTAATTCATTGAATCCTGTAAAATTCGTCATTTGTTTCAATCTTCTCAATCAATGAGATATTTACAGTAATTATTCCATCATTTCAGAGGGAATAACTAATGAAATAAACGATATTTACATGATATTTACTATTTGCCCACAGAATTGATGCCAAAATGGCAATAACTAAACAGCTGCATTTCTGCAGCATCCTGACAGCATGTTATTATAAACTGAAGAAGTCAAAACAACACAATACTTCTATCTTTGCACAGAAACAACGGGATGGTCTTTCACCTGGAATCACAGCATTAGTAACACAAGGGTACTTCATGTAAACTGTAGTAACACTATGCCAGTTCATCATAGGACAGTGGTAATGCCACATTACGTTGCATTTGCACAAAAATAATGAGAACATTGCAGTAATTCACCCCCAATAGCATTGCCAGTGAATTCCTGTGATTGTATTTAAAATATGATATCAGTGTAATCAAATCACTTCATAATGACCCTGTCCGTTAAATGAGCGCAAGTGCATTTATTTCCTCTTATGCTAGTAGAACATGGGATCAGTGACATCGTTCAAACAATCGAACGGCCACCATCACAAGAAGGTAGCATCAAGTTAATACGGAGAAAGCACTTTGATAACGTGCTTTCTTCTCATAATGAAGGCATTCCACGTTTAAACGAATGAAATTACAGCATCCataccaaaaaaaaaacttaaggccATAAAAATCAATTAGTTGAATGCTGAAATGGCAAAACTAATATCGTTATATTGGTCAATGATGCTGTGAAAGAGAAGTCGTGCCATGGAATGGAAAGAAAAGAGCACATTAAATTGGAACATGTAAATGTGCTTCAGGTAAAATTGTAGCATTGATCGAACCAAACAATGATACTCTCACTTGTAAACTGACTACAATGTTTTACCTGGAACGCGATAGCCCCGACGGTGGGATAATAAATGTCAAACGCCTTCGCTGCTGGTATTCCATGCATTATTATCAGACGCTCCAAGTGCACGTTGCAATGCTCTGAAATTCACACTGTTGTTCATAATTGTAGGCTCGAGGGAGGTCATTTGTTGTTTCGATGCTTTGAACTAATTAAATTTATTTCAGGAAACAAATGAATGCAGCTACTGCTCGAATGAAATTTATTTTTTGGAAGGACATAATATTATCCCTCATGCTGAAGGTATTAGGTTGAGatttaaagagaaaaaagatTGTTCAAGTTATATGTGCAACGTGACAATATATTATTTAAAAGTATATGCTAAACTCTTATATTATTGTGAGTAATTCTGTGGTTTTGTCTCTAGAAAATATAATTAATTTGGTAAAACTTTATCCTTGTCTTTCAAGTTATGTATTTTAGCTATTACAGCCAATACAAACATGTTGTGGGCCagaaaacacaaacaaatttcACATTTTATTGCAAATGAAAAATATTCTCTGCAAAAGATTGGCGTGATAGTTGCTGAGACAGAGCCTTTACATTTTAAGCTACCAGCTTCTCAGTTTCATTGCTGCATTTGAAACGGTGGCCTTAAAAGTCAAAATCGGATCAAAATTTAAAATTGTGTTATACACTTGAGATATGTATTCATTATGGTATAGCATATAAAGATAGCATAGAAATCCCATGCAATGTTACATTTCACTCGTTCCATTTTGTGAAACGCATAGCCAAAAGCGGATTACAGTCTAATTGGTATTGTTGTTTCCGATGGAGTGTGGCCTTTTCAAACAAAGGTTGGAAATGACTGATGGAGAAgcacaaataaattatttaagtATGATCCCACTGTTTTATTCCACCACATTATCATTTCAGTCTCTTCTTGAACTTTAAGTGATATACATTTTCTCTGTTTGATGTATTATCTTTGAATGGAATTAATTCTTGAATATGAAATATTATGTTAGCACTTTCACATTAGGAACACTGAGTACGTTACTTTTACACAAGAGAATTCAGTTGAAAGTCTCAAACGAAAACAACAAATATTCCAATTGCAAAGTAAAATAACGATATTAACAAAAACAACATAAAACTAGAAGGGTTCAGCATAATCTGTGACCAAGACGAACTACTCATCCTGTGCCGAAAAATATGTCAGGATGAACAACCAGTCTTCATTCCCCCTGTAAGTAACTGACTGCCTCTCGTGTTGTGCCACTGCAAAAACAACTTGCAACGTACTGACAATGTTCTGGTGTCATTGTGTGAATGACTAAAGAAGCTGTAACATGAAGATTGTCAGACGACTGCCAGGTTGCTTTCTGGAGTGCCATCTAATTGCTCCGTCACTAATTAGGCAAGGGTGTGCTGAGTTCATGTTTACAAAAACATGAACTCAACAGTCCACCTATCAATAAAGATTCAGTAGGCAGATAAATTTCAAACATTTGGATCCAGATCTGGTCTCTAGATTGGCAGCGATGGGACGTATCGAAACAAGTTGCCAAGCGTGACCCAATGCTCTGATTGCCTGTGAGTATCTGTGAATTTTGAAAATCATGGAGCATGTTTATTGGCTTCAGAAGAATACAGTCCGGGTTACTGAAATTCAGGCCATTGAGGTAAATGTCACAAGGATGTGAAAGTGGAGAAAATGTGACGTAAGTGACCCACAAGAGGAGGAAGCTGAGTAATTTGACTAAGATCTAAACAATGGATAAGCAATTGAGGAAAGAACTGGAAGATAGAGCATTGTATGTAACTATTTGCAATTGTCAGATATGGCAGGAAGAAGAAGCACATTATCTAAATGGCGAGAGTTGCAGAGCTCTGATATACCGAAGCTTGTCACAGTCTATGACGTATGGTAAGTTACTACTGACATGCAGGAAATAATTAGCAAAGTTCATAgaatattctgctttttcaccAATGGAATTCACGGAATCATAGATTCACGTTTCGTTACTCTGTCAGAGGGGGCTATTCAGCAACTTAGTGTCAAATTCATGAAAGGTCCACACATGACCTGCGCACTTGTTCGATCTACAATATTTCAATGCCTTATTGAATGTCACAATTAAGCCTGTCTCCAGCCCattcttggctattcacccataACAGTGCGGATAGTTGTGTGAAAAAATCATTTATCTCATCCTCACATTACCTTTTTTTCACAATATGTCTGCTGCAAAATTGGAATATTAGAATAtcgttttattgtcacgtgcacattgaaagagtacagtgaaaagcttttccaatgTCTGCCTTCTTATGGCGACATATTACTGACACAAGTGCTTCAATACAATTCTTGAATCCAGCAGAGAAATAGAAGTATTTGCACTACTAAACCGAGatgaaaataactttaaaaatacaaatagaTATTGCGTCATTGCAGTTCAGCGCATGATCAGAACGAACGTACCACATCCCACTCCAGCACCCAACAGCAAGCCTCGTTCTGATCTCGGCCCCATTCCTCTTCATACCGACAATCAACTGCTCCAGGGTACGTCCTGGTCTGCTTCCCCTGTACAGGTGTGTGCCTGATACTCACTGCCTATATGGTACACCGTGGCTGCTTACTGGCGGTGCTGCTGACGGACTGATAGCCCGCACTGCTTCCTTCACCTTTTCCAGGCCTTGCAGCACACACTCAGCTCTGGGGCTCGTGGCCGACTCGCTGCTTCGGGGTTGGTGGCTCCCACGTTGCTTGTGGCGCACACGCTGTGAAATCTGTGGCTCCTGTCTGTCGAACATTTTACCGGTGGTAATAGTTTCTCCCGTTCTATTCTGAACAGAAACTTGTACATCAGTAGGAAGGTACTGCTTCAGGAATACTTtcggtgtgtgtctgtgtgtgtctgtgtgtgtgtctgtgtgtgagagagagagaatacatctGCCGTGCTATGCGCAGTAGTGCATTCTTTATTTAAGAAGAGTGTGAATGTATTGATTGCAGTTTTCTGAACTTATACTGTACCTCTGTCTCGAATGGGTGGGTTGACTTGTGAGGTCAGGATGGACAGTTGAGACTTGTCCATTTGAAGCTAGAAGAGAAAAAGCCCATTCGACTGGCACATTCAAAACCTTGAGAGTTTTGATAGAGTAAACATGGAAAGAAAGTTCTAtcttgtaggagaatctagaactctGTATCCCAGGATGATGGGGAGGAGGAATCGAGCATTTAAGGCAAAGTTAAAGACTATTTCTTTCCTCGCAGAGTACTGTGagcttttggaactctctttttcTAAAGGCATGATAAACAggtatttgaatattttcaaggcaaagTTAGATACATTCTTGCTTTTAAAAAATCGTGAACAATAATTCGGATTCTATGGGAATTCTGACAAGCAGAGGATTCAGAGAAGTCTTGATATTTCTGAACGTCAGAACAGGCTTAAGTTGCGGAATCCAGCTGTCAAAATGTAAATTCGTACGAGATATTTGTTAAAATGAAAATTTGATGTTGTTTCCGTATTGTGTTCCACGATACTGATAATTCGACTGGGTTATCTCATATTTGAACATGACTCTAAAGGGATGGACCGATTCTGATTAACTGAGTCTGAGGTGGGCTCCTCCAGATTAGGTGTTCAACCAAAATCCTGGTACCCAGTCCAGGGGAATGTTCATGAGTCTCTGGCTGCAACAGAATTTAGTGAGTGAGGTCTTGTAGTATGTGTAATATTCCCAGTGTCCTCGACCAACATTTCAAACTCAAAGAACAACATCAATGAAACCACATGACCATTTTCCCAGCTCATTTCTCTAGTTGCACGTAGGACGGCAGCCTCTATTCTCAGAACAGCTACCAAACCCATCCCCTGTGCGTCAGAGTAATGTAGGAGGGATTTCACATCCGGAACAAGGGCAGTGGCCTTTGCAAATAAACTTGATCGTTCTGCTGTATTTCAGTCCAGCTAGGAGCTTCCGTCTCCCCGAGAAGCCTTCACCTTCCAGACTGTGCAAATCATCTGCTGCACGAGGAAGCAGCACGATGGGACTCCTTCTTGTCCTTACACTGTGTGTCTATTTGCCAAGTAAGTGCGGACCGAACAATCTGACATTGTACACATTTAGTGCAAAGTTCCCCGAATCCATGAAGAAATCATAGAAATTGCATCTGGTTCAGTTTCACTGTGCGGATTTATATCTCTCCCATTAATTTCCAGGATCTTTCTGTCAGTCAGTGGTACAGACTCCACGAGCAGACACCAAGGAAGAGTGCCAGTCTCTCAACATCAACTGCGTTTTCTATGGTGGCTTCTTTGCATCTCCTTTGAAGCGGGGCGAATTCTTCAGACAAACACAGACTGGAACCAAACGAGAGCGGATCTTGTCAGGAGGACGATTTGTTGTGAGGACAAATACAGCAGAAAAGACATTTTCACTGGAAGTTCAGAATCTGAATGTGAAAGACACTGCCACGTATTATTGTAAAGCTTGGTACCATACA belongs to Chiloscyllium plagiosum isolate BGI_BamShark_2017 unplaced genomic scaffold, ASM401019v2 scaf_59586, whole genome shotgun sequence and includes:
- the LOC122546502 gene encoding uncharacterized protein LOC122546502; its protein translation is MARNRSMVKVTINHAEQSVAVQRIASWTLHTGVMNEKVSEKLIPATLFNITAVTTTRRSAIAMNISPARSFRLPEKPSPSRLCKSSAARGSSTMGLLLVLTLCVYLPRSFCQSVVQTPRADTKEECQSLNINCVFYGGFFASPLKRGEFFRQTQTGTKRERILSGGRFVVRTNTAEKTFSLEVQNLNVKDTATYYCKAWYHTTHSDLTQPPAIPKRSLQIITELNQIPKPIRPEHPIFT